A window of Canis lupus baileyi chromosome 3, mCanLup2.hap1, whole genome shotgun sequence genomic DNA:
tctgtatttattaagatgatcatatgatctttatccttcattttgttaatgtggtataccATGTTGATCTGTGGATGTCAAACCATCCTTATAATgatggaataaatcccactgatcatagtgtgtaatttttttaaaatgtattgttgaattcagcttggtaacattttgttgaggatgtttTCATCTATGTTCACCAGAGCTGCTTTCCTTGGTGTGTCCTTATCAGTTTTGGTATCAGAGCAGTACCAGCCTTGTAAAATGACATTGGAGAGGTTCCCTTCTCTTCAATCaattcatatttttctgtttagtCTCTgaagtttgtatgtttctaggaacttaaccatttttttctatgttgtccaatttgttagtGTGTAACTGTTCAGAGTAGACTCTTACTATGCTTTGTATTTGTAGTATCAGTTGTactgtctcctctttcatttctgattttatttgagccctctctcttttattcttggtAAGCTTAGCTaaaagtttatcagttttgtttcaaagaactagctcttagttttGCTGAtcttttatattatctttttagtctctatttcatttattttttttttaagattttatttatttattcatagagatgcagagagagagagagaggcagagacacaggcagagggagaagcaggcttcatgcagggagcccgatgtggaactcgatccagggtctccagatcacgccctgggctgcaggcggcgctaaaccgctgcgtcactggggctgcccctctatttcatttattaacaCTCTGGTCtgtaacttccttccttctaataactttgggcttcattcattctttttcttgttccttgaaGTGTAGtctaatttgagatttttcttatttcttgcaTGTGCCACTATGagctttcctcttagaactgtttttgctgcatcccttAAATTTTGgaatgttgtatttccatttacaTTTGACTCATGTATGTTTTTATTCCTCCTTTGACTTCTTTGTTGACCCATGGCTGTGCAATATAGCCTGTTGTTCAGTGTCGACATATTTGTGCTTTTTgcagttttcttcttgtagttaatttctagtttcataccatagTGGTCAGAAAAGATCCTTGATATATCAATCTTctcaaatttattaagacttgttttgtagcctaCTATATCATTTATCCTGGGGAATGTTCCACATGCccttaagaaaaatgtgtattctgttgctttgaGATGGGATGTTCTGTacatatctattaagtccatctgatctaatgtgtcatttaaggccaatgtttccttattgattttctgtctggatgatctaccCGTTGGTGTAAGTGGGGTAGTAAAGTCCCCCTCTATTATTATATTGCTGTCTATTTCTGCCTtcaggtctgttaatatttgtttatagaTTTAGATGATCCtatgttgagtgcataaatatttacaaatgttacatAAATAGGAAGCATTTAATTCAGCCACTCTGCCTGTAGCAAGGAAGCCAGGGAAAACTCCACAGAGGAAATACTTGAGCTGGGCCCTAAAAGATAAGTAAGGTTCTGCCGTTGGGGGGGGCGGGGTACAGAACAGCAGAAGCATCTTGGAAAAGCAAAGAGATctgaatcgggatccctgggtggcgcagcggtttggcgcctgcctttggccctgggcgcgatcctggagacccgggatcgaatcccacgtcgggctcccggtgcatggagcctgcttctccctctgcctatgtctctgcctctctctctctctctgtgtgactgtcataaataaataaagaaaaaaatatttaaaaaaaaaaaaaaaagatctgaatcAGTGTTGTTTGATCAGAGAAGTGAGAAGTCCAGCGAGTCCAGGGAAGGGGTCAATAGGTCAGGTCACAAAAGACCTTGAAGAGATGCTGAGGAGACTGGACACATCCTGTAAATAAAGGCCGCCTCCTCAATTGCCTCCCACGTGACTCTAGATACATTCCTATCTTCAGTCTCCCCCCATCAATACTGTGATAATTATGCTTTCCCTATCCTGTTCCCTATCCTGTATCCTGTTTGAAAGCTACAAACTCCCTGTCACTGGGACTGGATTGGCTGGGAGAGCCACTCCATGAATATCTGACAGGAGGTCTATGTGCTAATTAATTTATCTAATGTTGCATATTTGACCATCAATTATTAGCCCTGCTAATCAGAGACTTCCACTAAAATGCTGGGGGGAGCATCCTGAAGGTAATGAACCAACTTTGGCCTACTAACCCAGAGTAACCAtctcaagattcattcattcattcatacatttggACAAAGAGCATAGGCTTTGGTAGGTCTGTGGTCTTCAGCCTCAGTCTCCTTGTCTACTAATGGAAATACTGGCATCAGATTTGAGtttttatgaaattaatatatagaGAGTGCTATATTAATATATAGCTCATAGTGGCACTAAATAAATGACAGCTATTAGTTCTGAGGTATAGTATCTTGGGCCAGGAGCTGGAGATTTGAAAGTGAGTAAAAGGtctaagaaaataagaatataaataagaataagaaattgACTAAGAGTCCTGGCCACAGGACCTCACAAGCCACAAAACAGTATGATGAGTGTTGAGCACAAAGTGCCATGAAAACTCAGAGAAAGGCCAAATTGGTACGTTCACTACTTAAAGCAGTAGCATGAGTTTGCATTATAAGTTCCTAAGCGGAATTGAGCAAACAGGGCCTCTCTAGCCCCTGCCATATACCCTAGAGGTCTCCCAGCACTTGGAGTGGTTGCTTGACTTTGTCTTTGCAAAAGTTTCTCTAAAGTCCACGTTGAAAGACTTTCCAATTAGTAACTAAGATGGGGAACTAGCATGAGACCATGTTGGTTGAGCTAATCTGAACCTTAAGAGAAGGAATGAGCCTAGAAAACACCCATTCTAGCTTTGTCCTCTCCTGCACCAAGAAAAACCAGGACAAGGCCCACCATCCCATTACCTTACGTGTTGAGAAAGTGTCAAAGAGCAAGAAAGTGGGATTTCTAGATGCTGAAGGTAACTACACTGGAAGAAATGCCAACTGCACAAGTAGGTAACAGGGGTAATGTGGCTCCATCTCCTCTAGTAATACATGTAAAGGAGCAGTGGAAACATCTGACAATAGTTTTCTCAGTGGGAAGCAATGATGGGATGTGGTCACCATGGGAGCTAATCCCACCTTAAATATATTGATTACAATACAGTATCTAGACTCAGGGAAGTAACAGTCCTATTGTACTCTGATCAGAATGCCCTGGGTCTTTAGACCCAAGCCACGTGCTATACTTTAAAGGGGACAAACTGGAATGGCTATAGAGAAGGTAGTACATGACTCAAAGTCATGGTGGaacaaactagaaaacaaaagaatgggTCCAGCAGCTTTCTTATAATGTCAATATAACTGTGACATTACTTCCTGCTCATAAAGGATGTGCCACAATTAAGGGGGGAAATATCTTACTATCAGCTACTTAAGCATCATGAATCCCAGAGATTGTCCCTCAGTTCCTGCCTTTCAGGTTCATGTGATACTCCCCAACACACAGCACCTGCAGGACGGCAGGGCTCAAGAACAGTTCCTCTTGTCCATTCAGTCTGTCTCAGAGTTTATGTATGACTCTAGGACCCACCTTGAATCCACCCTCAAAGGTTCACTGTGAACATACATCCAGGCCCTCTGCACTGAAGACCTCAGCCCTCTCTTATAGTCCTTCATTCTTTTCCTCCCACTTCCTCCTCTTGTGTCAGCCTCTAGCTGACTTGTCATACTTGGTTCTGCTGCTGGGTTGGggatggaggagagggaagaggccCTATGTGAAATGTCTACAGACACAATTAGACCCCCTATGTATAAAGATTAATTTCCTACTACCTTTTAGGCAAAAATTGCTTCCTATCTAGTACAAGTTTCAATACAAAACTCTCCTCCTATGACCTTAATCTTGTGAttccagaagagaaggaaaaatttataCCAACACATCTAAAATGTTGTCAGATAGAAAAGGGGTTATTAGTTTGTTTTCATAAGCCCCAAGATGGATCATTCAGGCAAATGGTGAAGCCCAGGGGACAATAACAGCCAATAGCTAGAGTTGCCCAAGAATGAACTACATATCGAGGAGGTGGTGACAGGTTGGAAAGTATTCAAATGTGGGTGAGAATGGCACTTTGATTTGCCAGGGTATTCCAGCAGGGAGTAGGTGGGAGAATCAGATCTCCTTAAGACCCTAACTTTGATTCTAGGATTCATATAATTAGCAGTGTATTTCCATAGGACCAAAGGTTGGGATAGCAGCTGAACTGCTAGTAAAATGATGGAAATACTTCTAAATTAATTGGTGTGGGGAAAGTCACGAATAGAAGTCCTTTATGGAATCCTCCACTTCTGAGATTCCTATTTTGTGATTCCAAGGTCTGAAAGAGTGTCAGCTACTGGCCAAATCTATACAGCTGATAAGATGCAGGTCAACTTTCTGTCTCAGGacaacaggtgtgtgtgtgtgtctcacatgggGAGTGGAGATGAGGatagaaaacaataaacatttgctgaaggGCCAGGGCATGggcacatatgcacatacacatgtacacacacatctcCCACACACAGTGAGGATCCAGAGTTGGACTTGAGGCTGGTGGCAGAGATAAGATCCAACAACCTTGAGGCCTGACCAATCACACAATcacccaccctgcccccctccaGCTACTAGTCCTAGGAGTCTGTTGTTAGGGTAACAGTGGCTTCCACCTCCTCTCTCAAAGCCAGTAGGATGGCTTTCATATTCAATAAGGAAGACCAGGGCAGCCTAAGACACTAAAGCTCAGAACCAATGCCAATCTGCCAAAGTACAAGCACTCATTCAGGAGCTGGGAACAGAAGGTAGGGCTGAGCAAGGAGGCTACTGTGATCACAACCCAGAAAGCCAGAGGATACAGTGCCCACCTTCAGCCATCTCTGTGGGTTCTGCGATTATGGCTAAGTGTCCTCTGGTTACCCCCTACTCAGCATCCCCCTTCTCACTCCCCTTCTACCTGTCCCCAAAGCTCCTGCTGTCTGCTTCTGTTCTTCTAATATAGGTTGACAGGAAGAAGACACAGGACACTTCCTGTCCTGGGTACTGCTCTGGCTCAGTGCATGCTCAGACCTCAACGGTTCAAGGACAGGCCTCCCCATAGAGTTATTTTTACCTGCTCCCCACTACCACTGCAGCCCCTCAACATCAACTGTAGGTAAAATGGCCCTTTGGTAGGTCTTTTGTCCATCCTGCAGGACACCACACACCCTACCCTGCTGCCAGTCAAAAACGCTTTTTCTTCACCAACCGAAAACTGCTTCCCAAAGGGCAGCAGTTCCTTCTCTCCCAATCTCCCACCCACCCTTTGAGCTAAAATGCTGAGTCCCAGTGTGGCCTGTGCAGGagccagccctcctcccccctctccctgaAAGAGTGTCAGCTACTGGCAACCCCCTGTGGAGGGGCTTCCAGAGGTCCCAAGGGATACACTCCTGCAACTTTTAAAGTAGCAGGGGAGCAAACCTCTGACTCAGGTCCAACCCTCtcatgcttctttttcttctgcctcttaGGAAACATAGACACAGCAACAGCACCAAGCCCTGGGGGCGGGAGACCCCTTTCCAGAGTTCAGCTGGTCAACTGGTAAGTCCAATACTAACCAATGTCATTGTAAGCCACCCCTCTCACAACCAGCATTAGTTTTAAAgcctaaataaacaaacaagcaaacctgaaatgctcattaaaaataactgcttttttttttcttctttttttcacaaACTCCAAAATAACTGCTTTTGAAATGCCACATGCCCTTATGCAGAGAAAGCATCCTCCCAACCCTAGACTTCCTGCCCAATTCCTACTGCTCAGGACTCAAACTCAATTTAGGTACTGTCTGAACACCATGGCCATAGGCAgcaccccagctctgccctcagggGAGAGTGGGGGTAACGCGTAAGGGTAGAAGGCTAGATTGGCAGAAAGTAAATGGGTACGCCTCACTGGAATAAGCAGAtcactcctcctccccctgctctggaTAGCCTCTCTCCAGGGCACGGACGACTCTGCCCATTTGACCACCCTTCTTCAAATAGCACAGCCCTCAATCCCACTCAGCAAGACACACTGGCTCTCCAAACCCAGCCAGAGAACAGCCATCCTGATATTCAGGTAaggtagggagggagaggggagccaAAAGGGACTCAAGCCATTGACAGAGCAGAAACACTCTGAAGTATCTTAATGTTAACAGCTTAAGAGAAGATACTATTTATAAAGCACCTCCTACATGCCAGACACTATGCTACTTTATTTCAGATCCTCTCAATAAACCAGAAAGTGagtttacaaataaggaaactggctcagagaagtgaagtaactTGCTAGAAAATAGCACCTGCCTAGTCTTTGATGACCTCTCACTCTAGGAGACtgaccccccccccttcccctatTCATGATGGGGAGATAAGAAGGACCCCTCTAAACAAAAAGGCAAATGTTAACTTCCCACTTTGGGGAAGCAGCAGCAGAGGGGTTGCTTTGCAGGAGTCTGAAGCCCAGGAGGAAATAGCCCCAGAAGATATTATATACCACCTGGAGCCCCTTTCCAAGGTTCCACTCCAGACACAGCCCACAGGCTACTTCAGCCAGTCCTACAAGCCTCAGTGGTCTCCCTTCAGTGCAACCTATGGAGATTGTTACAAGCCCTGGAGAATAGAGCCTGTGACTTACCATGGGAAGAAGTCCTCCCATTCAGGTGAGTCTTAGCCTGGCAGCAGAAGGGTATAAAACCCTCTGTTCCCAACCCACCCACTTCATCCTACCCAGGGGCACTCCCATCCCCCAGGCAGATCCCAGGGGTGGGAACCCCAGCCCAGGAGAAGACAATAAGCAGCAAGGGCCCCAGTGCAGTCTCTTCATGAGCACTTCAGGCAGTATTTGGCTACAAGGTCAGCTGGGACCACTCTGAGAGAGTGCCATACCAATAACCCCATCCTagcctcccctccttcctgtgtAGGCTGGACCAGTGGGCAGCCCTGTCGTTCAGGCTTTCAAAGCTCAGGTAATCAAAAAAGGGGTAGGAGGATAATCTGGATTCCACACTAAGTTCTTTAGTTCTGGTCTTGGGGAAACAACCCTGAAGCTCAGAGTGGTGGAAGAGGTGACGCCCTTACATTTGTGTCTATTATTCCCATTATGAAAAGTTTAAATAGAGCCAGCTGTGCAGGAGCCAAGGCAGGGGTCCAGATCCCCACCTCTACTCTCAAGACTGTCCCACACAGAGGAGGCCCTCTGCATACTTTCTCACTCCCCTCAGGTGACTACCACATGATCACTACTCATCAGATTTCCTTCCAGAACCCTCTTCTTGGCCAATCAATGCTCCCAGTTCACATTCAGGGCAGAAAAATAGCACCAGTAGTGCGTCCAGGCTACATGGAGTATATCAGCCAATACCAGAGGAACTTCCAGGCCTCAGGGTGGAATCAAGTCCTCAGAACTGACCCAAACAAAAACAATCAGGGGATTAAGTGAGTAACCAGAACTCTTGGCAAGCTGCGGGGTTGCTGTGGAGGAAGGGGCTAGAGAAAGGTACAGAGAGTTTCCAACTTATGATGGTCTGACTTACAATTTTTCAACTTGATGATAGTGAAaaagtgatatgcattcagtagaaaccgtACTTCCAGTCTTGAATCTGGATATTTTCCTGGGCTAGCAATACACAGTACAATACTCTCTGGTGATGCTGAGCAGTGGCAGCGAACCACAGCTCTCAGTCAGCCCTGCAGTCAGGAGGGTCAACAACCAAGGCTTTGACCACCTTTCTGCATGCATGCAAACATTCTGGTTTTCACTTTCAATACTATTCAATAAGCTACACAAGCTAtccaacactttattataaaataggctttgtgtcaGATGATGCTGCCCATCTGTAGGCTAATAATAAGTGTGCTGAGCACATTTGAGGTAGGCTAAGTTAAGCTATGACGTTGAGTAGGTAAGGTGCATCAAATCCAATTCCACTTCTAATGTTTTCAACTTACAATAGCTTTAAGGAGATGTAACCTCatcataagtcaaggaagatctgtaatAATTCAGAACTCAGTCTTCTGTCCAATTCAG
This region includes:
- the LOC140631018 gene encoding uncharacterized protein isoform X4, with translation MITNTWSAKLDIAFPLRKHRHSNSTKPWGRETPFQSSAGQLESEAQEEIAPEDIIYHLEPLSKVPLQTQPTGYFSQSYKPQWSPFSATYGDCYKPWRIEPVTYHGKKSSHSGDYHMITTHQISFQNPLLGQSMLPVHIQGRKIAPVVRPGYMEYISQYQRNFQASGWNQVLRTDPNKNNQGINKYIQAVQKDTGWQPTMHQHQKPRWLRQEMTILGRKSTAKFDGDTVTRMPYLPPPKAQDGRTQPRVGCGDPYHRSHEKLPSNSEQVNLSAQMFSPLPKEKENKPCLLSTRHCICM
- the LOC140631018 gene encoding uncharacterized protein isoform X3 is translated as MITNTWSAKLDIAFPLRKHRHSNSTKPWGRETPFQSSAGQLESEAQEEIAPEDIIYHLEPLSKVPLQTQPTGYFSQSYKPQWSPFSATYGDCYKPWRIEPVTYHGKKSSHSGDYHMITTHQISFQNPLLGQSMLPVHIQGRKIAPVVRPGYMEYISQYQRNFQASGWNQVLRTDPNKNNQGINKYIQAVQKDTGWQPTMHQHQKPRWLRQEMTILGRKSTAKFDGDTVTRMPYLPPPKAQVKRVKGKCPSSTLRVFKAKLQTEIASKRFFQDGRTQPRVGCGDPYHRSHEKLPSNSEQVNLSAQMFSPLPKEKENKPCLLSTRHCICM